The Polypterus senegalus isolate Bchr_013 chromosome 1, ASM1683550v1, whole genome shotgun sequence genomic sequence aatgttTATACACAGAAACATTATGAAAACATTGCAGGCAGAAAGATGTTTTCTATATCACAGACCAAATGATTTTCTATATATGCTTTTCTtaggttttattgtattttctatGCAGCTtattaaacaaagataaaaaaaagtattcagtAATTATTCAAATATATTGCAAAAAAGAGGCATGTGACTTTTTAATTCCAGTGATATTATTCATGTACTCGAGAGGCCACTGCATTTCATATTTATAAATACTTCTTCAATGCTGACTTATCAATGGGCTCTAAAATGAATTGCATACTGTTCATGTCTGCATTTTTCCTTtgcttaataattttaattatggcCAATTTGGAGCATAAATGCAAACTTCAGGATAATTTTAACTTAAATGGAATATACAAAAAAGGGCAGATTATATTAGGAGGACTAtttgaaattaattataaaactaTTATTCCTGAGTTGTCCTTTAAATCTAAACCAGAACCGTGGAAATGTGAAAGGTGAGTTAGAGGCATTGCCTCGTTTATGGCAGGTTATTACCTTAACAATCATTTTGCTTGTTGATAAAATCAAGGTGCCATTCAAAGaacaattaatgtgattttttgaaaacataaatggataaaaagtttttttctatGGATGTCTGTTTAGTACATAAAAAATTACTTTGCTTTTCTCTTGACAGCCTAGATTTCATAGGGGTTCAGTCGGCACAGACAATGGTGTTTGCTATTGAAGAAATAAACAAGGATGAGACACTCCTGCCAAATGTGACCCTGGGATACAGAATCTTTGACAATTGTCTTAGATTACCAGTGGCACTCCGAACGGCCGTCACTTTAGTTGGTGGTCTAGATGAAGTGAGCACTGAATACAACTGCAGTGGCATCCCTCCTGTTCTCGCTATAGTTGGTGATCCAGGATCCACACATTCTATTGCTCTATCAAGAATTGTTGGCCTTTTCCACATGCCATTGGTAACTCTTCAGTGATTTGTAGCATATTTGTAGACAATTTTGTGTCACTTAAATGGAACTGAATTTTATCACTTTGTATATAAAGACTAATAATGTAACAtattcactctatctatctatctatctatctatctatctatctatctatctatctatctatctatctatctatctgtatacatTGTATATTCATATACATAATAGTGCAGATCACTACGGCATTTTATAAttgccaaaattattttaaacttactAGGGATTTAAAAAGGAAGAGAAGTGTTGCACTATTTATCAATATGCATTAATAGTTTAAAAGTACAGAAAACAATTTAAGAAAACTAACTTATACATTTCATTAAACTAATCATGTCTTTATTGTTACAGCACAAACTTtacatttaatagtttttttactttaatatataCTGTTTCCTTTTTGTGCTCCTTTAATAAATAAGccagttttttgaaatttctgtattgcatttactatttttttatacatattattCCTTAAAGAATGCTAATGCTGCTATTTTTATTCTTAGGTAAGTTATTATGCCACATGTGCCTGCTTAAGCAATAAACAAGAGTACCCTTCATTCTTTAGAACAATCCCAAGTGACACTTTTCAAGTCAAAGCTATGgcacaaataattaaatattttaactggTCCTGGGTTGGTATTATAGGAAGTGATGATGATTATGGACATTATGCTGTGAGAACATTTTATGAGGAAATAGCAAAATTTGGCTGCATATCATTCTCTGTGACCATCCCAAAAGTTAATGAAATAAGCAAAGTGCAGCACATAATTAATACTATAAAACAGTCAACAGCAAAAGTAATTATAATATTTTCACCTGGGGTGGATGTAAATGTTTTAGTAAAAGAAGCAGTGCGACAGAATATTACTGGCCGGCAATGGATTGCAAGTGAGGGATGGAGTACATCAACAGTTTTATTAAGCAAAGAAAATTTCAGATCATTTGGTGGAACAATAGGCATTGCAATTCACAGAGGAAACATTCCAGGGCTCAAAGAATTTCTCCTTCAAGTTCACCCTGATACAAATTCAGGAAAAAATTTAATCCAtcaattttgggaaaaaatatttgaatgcaaATTTTCAGAAAATGTTACAAACTCCTCCACAGTGCCTAGCTGGAAAGAATGCACAGGAGAAGAGAATATCAGTAACACCCAAACAGCATATAGTGATGTTTCAGACTTAAGAGCCTCCTACAATGTTTATAAAGCTGTATATGCAATTGCACATGCACTTCATAATTTGAATTCCTGTGAAAAAGGAAACGGTCCATTTGAGAACAACTCCTGTGCGGACATTGCAAATGTACAACCATGGCAGGTAAAGCTCACATTTCTCTTTCCCCAGCTTCTGGACATGTTATCAATGATAACTTTAGTTTCAGTAAGTGCAAATACAAGGAGTTAAACAAAATGGTAATATCACAGAGTTATATTAAGATTTACActatcataaaataaattaaataatattttttattattattatcattgaaaTTATGCCTATTgaataaatatgttaataatactaatgcaaaataaataaaaatataaaataaaaactgacactTTTTTAGTCAGTCCTACACATATTTGACCTCCTAGAAGCATCTTgttgttcttctttcagctattcccgttagtggttgccacagcggatcatctttttccataagaaGCTTCCTGTTGTTAATGTACTAAAAtgttagaaggaaaaaaaagttaaagacacATTTTGTGCTTCTTAACAATGATTAATGAAGATTTCCTGGAAATATACTTACAACAACatataattaatgtattttttttttagcttcatCACTATCTGAAACAAGTCAGTTTTAGTATGCATTCAGGTGAAAGAGTTGCTTTTGATGAGAATGGAGATGCCCTCGCAATCTACGACATTGTAAACTGGCAACTGAACAGTGATGGAAATACTGAAATTAAAACCATTGGAGTTTTTGACAAAGCCTCTGGCTCAGGACAGGAGCTTTTTCTTAAAGAAGATGAGATGTTTTGGAATTTTGCTACTGCAAAAGTAGGTTTCAATAATTGTGACTTTATTCTGTTTTAGTGCTGAAGTTAGATTTAATTTAagagcattttgctttgaaaggaaaaaaacagaaaatatatatttaattatagcTTGTTTGTTCTTTTATTGGTCACTGGAAAAGGGGTATATCCACTTTATTTAAATATCCgagacatttaaaaatgtcagaaaatatcTTTGTTTAGTAATCTAAGTAGTAATCAATTACAGAATACAAACTTTGCTCGTGTGAGGTGCAGCTGCTGTACATGCTCTACAGGTCATATCTGATGAGAACAGCTTGAAATGCCAATGGTGTTTATTGAGTTAAATATTCAGGATTTTAACAGATGATTCACATTAAATGGGAATATAGTGAGAGAAAGTCATAATCAGTCATAACGCCGAACACACTGTATATTTATTCTCACGTGCTATTACTGAACATATCTGAGAATTAAGCAGTTAAACCAGTTTGTTCATGTGTGTATCACAGTACTTGCTTGATCAAACACAAAGATACAGAAGATCATGCTAAGTACACTTTCTATAAAATACTTATCTTGCTAAACACACTATGAATTGACAAGGTTTAATAATCTAAAAAATGGAATACCTTGATTAATCCCcaacagtccatccattttcatgtCATCATAGTCCAGTCAATCCCACCAGGTTATtgaaggacacacagacacacaagcaAACAAGATCATTTACAGATACCATTCAACATTGTGAGAGGGAGTAATGAACTTACAAAGAATATGTATACTCCATAAATAAGACAACTCAGAAGACAAGCAAACTTGAAAGCTGTTTCTTaacaacaacacagaaaactcATGATAAGAAACAGACAGCAAGAATACC encodes the following:
- the LOC120530605 gene encoding extracellular calcium-sensing receptor-like; its protein translation is MWLLFLYCLFMSAFFLCLIILIMANLEHKCKLQDNFNLNGIYKKGQIILGGLFEINYKTIIPELSFKSKPEPWKCESLDFIGVQSAQTMVFAIEEINKDETLLPNVTLGYRIFDNCLRLPVALRTAVTLVGGLDEVSTEYNCSGIPPVLAIVGDPGSTHSIALSRIVGLFHMPLVSYYATCACLSNKQEYPSFFRTIPSDTFQVKAMAQIIKYFNWSWVGIIGSDDDYGHYAVRTFYEEIAKFGCISFSVTIPKVNEISKVQHIINTIKQSTAKVIIIFSPGVDVNVLVKEAVRQNITGRQWIASEGWSTSTVLLSKENFRSFGGTIGIAIHRGNIPGLKEFLLQVHPDTNSGKNLIHQFWEKIFECKFSENVTNSSTVPSWKECTGEENISNTQTAYSDVSDLRASYNVYKAVYAIAHALHNLNSCEKGNGPFENNSCADIANVQPWQLHHYLKQVSFSMHSGERVAFDENGDALAIYDIVNWQLNSDGNTEIKTIGVFDKASGSGQELFLKEDEMFWNFATAKPPESVCSKSCQPGTRKATRKGEPVCCFDCIPCAEGEISGQIDADECEKCQPDSWSNFGRTQCVPKEVEFLSYEDAMGTALTAVSLSGAALSLAVLSVFIYYRETPVVKANNSELSFLLLISLILCFLCSLCFIGKPTYLTCILRHVVFGISFVLCISCILVKTIVVIMAFKATLPGKNIMKWFRSLQQRGTVFLLTLIQALICIVWLVIAPPTPSRNTKYQNAKIFLECDIGSITGFSCLMGYIGFLASICFVLAFLARKLPDNFNEAKFITFSMIIFCAVWLTFIPAYISTPGKYTVAVEIFTILASSFGIITMIFFPKCYIILIRPERNTKKFLMARADPTPC